The Delphinus delphis chromosome 7, mDelDel1.2, whole genome shotgun sequence genome includes a window with the following:
- the STK11IP gene encoding serine/threonine-protein kinase 11-interacting protein — MTTAPRDSLVWKLAGLLRESGDAVLSGRSTLSLLTAALQQLNHVFELHLGPWGPGQTGFVALPSHPADSPVILQLQFLFDVLQKTLSLKLVHVPGLGLPGPIKIFPFKSLRQLELRGVPLHCLHGLRAIYSQLETLICSRSLQALEELLSACGGDLCSALPWLALLSADFSYNTLTALDSSLRLLSALRFLNLSHNQVQDCEGFLMDLSELCHLDISYNHLRLVPRMGPSGAALGTLILRGNELQSLHGLEQLRNLRHLDVAYNLLERHRELSPLWLLAELRKLCLEGNPLWFHPEHRAATARCLSPRARDAAAGFLLDGKALSLTDFQTSPSSGLGPMAPPLPRPVGSTTETSGGADLSDSPSSGGVVVQPPVRKVKSRVRVRRASISEPSDTDPEPRTLDPSPAGWFVQQHRELELMNSFRDRFGRDWLQYRNHLQASGTPALGTLRPGTPSPETVCSPPPPEMESAQEEAEEVGVEPEPQEEEEGGEEEEEEEEGQEPRGVEVELCHPMLVCPLEGPEGLRGRECFLWVTAGHLFEVELQAARTLERLELQSLEAAEIEAETQTQSEPVPEGSDPRPGGPVLVLRFSYICPERQLRRYVVLEPDAQAAVQELLAVLTPAATLGKHQLGEVRDPPGGRLQCLRCGHEFKPEEPRSGLDGEEGWRPLFRKTESPAVCPNCGSDHVVLLSPGTPSGKQRQGEQSPAPSQSPSPVHGPPGHSAYGTRAGSAPSQAPASRDRHSWSLSPPPERRGLRSVDHRLRLFLDVEVFTDAQEEFQCCLKVPVVLAGHPGEFLCLAVVSDHRLYVLKVTGEIRGPPAGWLQPTLAIPLQDLSSIELGLAGQSLRLEWAAGAGGCVLLPRDARHCQAFLEELTDVLQSLPPTRRSSVSATEEEVTPKHRLWPLLETDPSLEPLRFFYLRAFLVEGPSTCPVSLLLTLSTLYLLEEDPIGSQAEPPLPAASGEASEKAPPPEPGPSVRVREQQALSSLSSVLLYRVAPEYLRLVFYDEVSRLESFWALHVVCPEQLTALLAWIREPWEELFSIGLRTVTQEALDLGQ, encoded by the exons GGGATGCAGTCCTGTCTGGCCGTAGCACCCTGAGCCTGCTCACTGCCGCACTGCAGCAGCTGAACCACGTATTTGAGCTGCACCTGGGGCCATGGGGCCCTGGCCAGACAGGCTTTGTGGCTCTGCCTTCCCACCCTGCCGACTCTCCCGTCATCCTCCAGCTTCAGTTCCTCTTCGACGTGCTGCAGAAAACACTTTCACTCAAG ctggtcCATGTCCCAGGTCTTGGCCTCCCAGGGCCCATCAAAATCTTTCCATTCAAGTCCCTTCGGCAGCTGGAG CTCCGAGGTGTCCCCCTCCACTGCCTCCATGGCCTCCGTGCCATCTATTCCCAGCTGGAGACCCTGATTTGCAGCAGGAGCCTCCAGGCATTAGAG GAGCTCCTTTCAGCCTGCGGTGGGGACCTCTGCTCCGCCCTGCCCTGGCTGGCTCTGCTCTCTGCCGACTTCAGCTACAACACTCTGACTGCCTTGGACAGCTCCCTG CGTCTCTTGTCAGCTCTGCGCTTCTTGAACCTGAGCCACAATCAGGTCCAGGACTGTGAGGGTTTCCTGATG GACTTGTCTGAGCTCTGCCATCTGGACATCTCCTATAACCATCTGCGTCTGGTGCCGAGAATGGGACCCTCGGGGGCTGCTCTGGGGACCCTGATACTACGAGGCAATGAGCTCCAGAGCCTGCACG gcctggaGCAGCTGCGGAACCTGCGGCACCTGGATGTGGCCTACAACCTGCTGGAAAGACACAGGGAGCTGTCGCCACTGTGGCTGCTGGCTGAGCTCCGCAAG CTCTGCCTGGAGGGGAACCCTTTGTGGTTCCACCCTGAGCACCGAGCGGCCACCGCCCGGTGCTTGTCGCCCCGTGCCAGGGACGCTGCTGCTGGG TTCCTTCTTGATGGGAAGGCCTTGTCACTGACTGATTTTCAG ACCTCCCCATCCTCAGGCCTTGGCCCCatggccccacctctgccccgGCCGGTGGGGAGTACCACAGAAACCTCCGGCGGCGCTGACTTGAGTGACAGCCCCTCGTCGGGGGGCGTTGTGGTCCAGCCCCCGGTTCGTAAGGTTAAG AGCCGAGTCCGTGTGAGGCGGGCGAGTATCTCAGAACCCAGTGATACGGACCCGGAGCCCCGGACTCTGGACCCCTCCCCGGCTG GGTGGTTTGTGCAGCAGCATCGGGAACTGGAGCTCATGAACAGCTTCCGGGACCGCTTTGGCCGTGACTGGCTGCAGTACAGGAATCACCTGCAGGCCTCCGGGACCCCTGCCCTAGGCACCCTGCGTCCGGGCACCCCGAGCCCAGAGACTGTATGCAGCCCTCCGCCCCCTGAGATGGAGTCTGCacaggaagaggcagaggaggTCGGGGTAGAGCCGGAGCcgcaggaggaagaggagggaggggaagaggaagaggaggaggaggaggggcaggagccACGCGGAGTGGAGG TGGAGCTCTGCCACCCCATGTTGGTGTGTCCCCTGGAGGGGCCCGAGGGCTTGCGGGGCAGGGAATGCTTTCTCTGGGTCACTGCTGGCCACCTGTTTGAGGTGGAGCTCCAAGCAGCTCGAACCCTGGAACGGCTTGAGCTCCAGAGTCTGGAGGCAGCTGAGATAGAGGCTGAGACCCAGACCCAGAGCGAGCCGGTGCCCGAG GGCTCAGATCCACGCCCTGGGGGCCCCGTCCTTGTTCTCCGCTTCTCCTACATCTGCCCCGAGCGGCAGTTGCGTCGCTATGTGGTGCTGGAGCCAGATGCCCAGGCCGCTGTCCAG GAGCTGCTGGCTGTGTTGACCCCAGCAGCCACCTTGGGGAAGCATCAGCTTGGGGAGGTGAGGGACCCTCCCGGCGGCAGACTCCAGTGTCTGCGCTGTGGCCACGAGTTCAAGCCAGAGGAGCCCAGATCGGGACTGGACGGTGAGGAAGGCTGGAGGCCTCTGTTCCGGAAGACAG AATCGCCTGCTGTGTGTCCAAACTGTGGCAGTGATCACGTGGTTCTCCTGTCCCCTGGAACCCCCAGTGGGAAACAGAGGCAGGGAGAGCAATCGCCGGCCCCCTCGCAGTCTCCGAGCCCCGTCCATGGCCCTCCTGGCCACAGTGCGTACGGCACCAGGGCCGGCAGTGCCCCATCTCAGGCACCGGCCTCCCGTGACCGCCACAGTTGGAGCCTCAGCCCCC CCCCTGAGCGCCGTGGCCTCCGCTCTGTGGACCACCGACTCCGGCTCTTCCTGGACGTTGAGGTGTTCACCGATGCCCAAGAGGAGTTCCAGTGCTGCCTCAAG GTGCCAGTGGTGTTGGCAGGGCACCCTGGGGAGTTTCTGTGTCTCGCGGTTGTGTCTGATCATAGGCTCTACGTGTTGAAGGTGACAGGGGAGATCCG CGGGCCTCCGGCTGGCTGGCTGCAGCCGACCCTGGCCATTCCCCTGCAGGATCTGAGTAGCATAGAGCTGGGCCTGGCAGGACAGAGCCTGCGGCTGGAGTGGGCGGCCGGGGCAGGTGGCTGTGTCCTGCTGCCCCGAGATGCCAGGCACTGccaggccttcctggaggagcttacgg ATGTCTTGCAGTCTCTGCCCCCCACCCGGAGGAGCAGCGTCAGCGCCACGGAGGAGGAGGTGACCCCGAAGCATCGGCTCTG gccGTTGCTAGAGACAGACCCTTCCTTGGAGCCTCTCCGGTTCTTCTATCTTCGGGCATTCCTGGTTGAAG GGCCTTCTACCTGCCCTGTGTCCCTGTTGCTGACTCTGTCCACCCTGTACCTGTTAGAGGAGGACCCTATAGGGTCCCAGGCAGAGCCCCCTCTTCCAGCGGCATCGGGCGAAGCCTCTGAGAAGGCCCCACCCCCCGAGCCAGGTCCTTCAGTGCGTGTCAGGGAGCAGCAGGCACTCAGCAGCCTGAGCTCCGTGCTGCTGTATCGCGTGGCCCCAGAGTACCTGCGGCTGGTCTTCTACGACGAG GTGTCCCGGCTGGAGAGCTTTTGGGCACTCCATGTTGTGTGTCCGGAGCAGCTGACGGCCCTGCTGGCCTGGATCCGGGAGCCCTGGGAGGAGTTGTTTTCCATCGGACTTCGAACTGTGACCCAAGAGGCTCTAGACCTTGGCCAGTGA